The Selenomonadales bacterium genome contains the following window.
CTTTAGCCTGCGCAGAAAATCTGGCTTCCCGTCGTCATAGCGGGATAAGGGGCCGATGTTGCGAATCGTGCGTTTCCTAATCTTTCTGACGCCGTTCACCTTGACGGTGTAACTTTCCGCGACACGCAGATAAGGTTTTCCGTTGTTGGTAACGCAATCGATATACACAACGATTCCCTCCCATAATATGCCTAATCCGTCCTTTAAATTATACCATAAGACAAGCAAAAATGCAAGCAAAAAACCGCGATTCTACGCGGTTCTTTGGCACTTTTTTTCGTAAGATCAAGTCCATTGATCTGTTAAACTCGGGTTGTATCACGCCGCGCATTGTTTAGCAATAGATTTTTATCGGGAAACGATATGGCTGGAGAGCGGAGAGCGGAGAGCGAAAGGCCACTCCGCGGTTGCAGTTCATGATTCACGATTCCCGATTCATGATTACCTGCGGCTCACCTCTCAAAGCTCACAGCTCAAAGCTTCTAACGCCTCAAGCCTAAAGCCTAAAGCCCTCACAGCTCAAAGCCGGCGGCTGGCGGCTGGCGGCTGGCGGCCTAACTCTCACTTATACGCACAAAACTGACCGCACATGCTGCAGCACTCTTCAGTCGAAGCGTTTCTTGCTTGTCGCAGCGCCTTGGCTCGCACGGGGTCAAGCGCAAGGTCAATTTGTGCGTCCCACGCTAGTGCCTTGCGAGCGCGCGACATCTGCCGGTCCCACTCGTCGGCACCTTTGACGCCTTTAGCGATATCGGCGGCGTGCGCGGCAATGCGCGAGGCGATTACTCCTTGGTGCACGTCCTCCGCGGCAGGTAAGCCAAGATGTTCGGCGGGCGTTACATAGCAGAGGAAGTCTGCCCCGTTCGCCGCTGCCAGCGCGCCACCAATGGCGGCGGTGATATGGTCGTAGCCTGGGGATACATCTGTTACCAGCGGGCCAAGCACATAGAGCGGCGCACCATGGCAGATGGTTTTGGCCAACTGCATATTCGGCACAACTTGGTTAAGCGGCACGTGCCCCGGCCCCTCGACCATAACCTGTACGCCTGCATCACGTGCCCGCGTCACAAGTTGCCCGAGCACCATAAGCTCCGTCAACTGCGCCGTGTCAGTCGCATCCGCAAGGCATCCCGGGCGCAGCCCGTCACCTAGACTCAGCGTCACGTCATATTCCTTGGCAATCGACAGCAGTCTATCGTACTGCGTGAAGAGCGGATTCTCCGCCTGGTGGTGGCGCATCCACGCCGCCATAAACGACCCGCCGCGCGACACGATACCCATTACGCGCGGCACTTTGTCTAGCGCTGCCAGCACTTCTGCCGTAATACCGCAGTGAACGGTGATAAAATCCGCACCGTCGCGGCAGTGCTTTTCGATGCCGGCAAAAATATCGTCGGCCGTAATCTGCGTGACGTTCTTTCCTTGCTGCACTGCGTCCACAAGCACCTGGTAGATAGGCACGGTGCCCACCATTACGGGTGAACGGGCCAGGATGCTCCGGCGCATGCCGTCAATGTCGCCTCCCGTGCTTAAGTCCATAATCGAGTGCGCTCCAGCTTCTAGGGCGGCAGCAAGTTTCTCTAGTTCCGGTTGCGCCTCCGGATACGCTTGCGACGTGCCGATGTTGGCGTTTACCTTGGTGGTTAGTCCCTTACCGACGGCTAGCGCCGTGCGCTCCCCACGAAGTTTGTTCCAAGGCAGTACGGCTTCACCGCTCGCGATTAGCTGCCTTAAGTCTTCGGCGTGCATGTTTTCGTGCGCCGCCGCCGCCTGCATCGCAGGAGTGACTATGCCGCGACGCGCCGCTTCGAGCTCTGTCATGTTGTTACCTCCTGTCGTTAATTAGTGCCCTTAACTCTTTGGCCGCAAGGCGCGGCGAATCGGCCGTGAGAATCGCCGAGGCTACACACAGCCCATGTGCCCCGCCTTCTAGCACGCGCACGGCATTGTCTGCGTTAATACCCCCAATTGCCAAGACGGGAATAGAGATTGCTGCCGCGATTTCACGCAGCACCGAAAGCTCTGTACAGGTTGCGTCTGCCTTCGTAGCGGTAGGGAACATGGCCCCCACGCCGACATAGTTCGCTCCTTGCCGTTCTGCCAACTCTGCTTCTGCGCGCGTTCTCGCCGAGACCCCGACAATTGTATGCGGCCCTAAGATGCTGCGTGCCATGTCAGCCGACAAATCTTCTTGCCCGAGATGCACACCAGCCGCGCCTACCGCCAGAGCAACGTCCACCCGGTCGTTAATAACCAGGGGCACG
Protein-coding sequences here:
- the thiC gene encoding phosphomethylpyrimidine synthase ThiC, translating into MTELEAARRGIVTPAMQAAAAHENMHAEDLRQLIASGEAVLPWNKLRGERTALAVGKGLTTKVNANIGTSQAYPEAQPELEKLAAALEAGAHSIMDLSTGGDIDGMRRSILARSPVMVGTVPIYQVLVDAVQQGKNVTQITADDIFAGIEKHCRDGADFITVHCGITAEVLAALDKVPRVMGIVSRGGSFMAAWMRHHQAENPLFTQYDRLLSIAKEYDVTLSLGDGLRPGCLADATDTAQLTELMVLGQLVTRARDAGVQVMVEGPGHVPLNQVVPNMQLAKTICHGAPLYVLGPLVTDVSPGYDHITAAIGGALAAANGADFLCYVTPAEHLGLPAAEDVHQGVIASRIAAHAADIAKGVKGADEWDRQMSRARKALAWDAQIDLALDPVRAKALRQARNASTEECCSMCGQFCAYK
- the thiE gene encoding thiamine phosphate synthase, translating into MWNKAATDYTLYLIADCTLAPLDLPGRVEQALRGGVTVVQLRAKELNTREFCALGKAVLALTDSFHVPLVINDRVDVALAVGAAGVHLGQEDLSADMARSILGPHTIVGVSARTRAEAELAERQGANYVGVGAMFPTATKADATCTELSVLREIAAAISIPVLAIGGINADNAVRVLEGGAHGLCVASAILTADSPRLAAKELRALINDRR